GTatcgaagcagaaagaaaggtgAGGAGACAAATAAGAAtggggaagaaaagagggcGCAGTCCCCACTGTGGAACGAGGGAAGCAGGCGAGGCGGCAGCAAGGGCTTACCCGTGTGGAAATCGCTTAGAAGTTCAGGGAAAGAAGATCTGTtccatacacatatatacaggaccatatatatatgtatgttttGCTTGTTGTGGCGGTCACAAACTCCTGCACGTTGAAGAGGACCCCCCCGTCGTACCATTTGCCTATGCCACGCTGACGTCTCCTCGGTCGCCTGCCGGTAGGAAACGCAGCTCAGATAAGGCAGGGTGGATCACTCCGTTCCCCACTGtatttctgcatgcacgcgcatTCGTCCTGAAAAACAGTGGGGAGAAACGTGGAAGGCGCCGAGGAGGCAGCGCGAGACTATGGCAAGCTAGGCGCGCTTATATTTGGGCGCgttggagagacagccggTCGGCGCATGTGAGGGAAGTTTCAAGTTTTctgaacgcagagaggaggctGGCGAAGGCGATTCACTTCTTCGGGTGTCGTTCTTGCTTCCTAGAtctatttctctctctctttttgctCTTCCCTGTTTTTCTGAGGCGCCTCGCAAAATGACGAACCTGTTCAACACCAGACCGAAGAAATTCGGACCCGGCAGCCGTCAATGGTGAGACTCGGCGAAACGCAGTGCATGGGGAACTCAACTTCCGTTCACATTTTCGCGTGGGGATGGTTGCAGAGGTGACGAGGGGGCTTTCTTCGGCGCAGAGGTCCTTGTTaatcttttttctccacatTCTGAGGTCGAAACGCGCAGGCACGTGGCGTAGGAAGGTGGGGAGGAGGGGACGCTGACGATTCGCAAAAATCGACGGCCGCGTGGTTTCGCCGCCGCCACAGCAACGCCAGCACATGTTTCAACCGTGGTGGATCCTTTATGATGAGAGAACGTCCCTAATTCACGGTTGATTATTCTTCACAAGAGAATAAAGCAAGGTGACCCGCGAACAAATGTGGAAGTTGGGGACTCCGTGGATCTCgcgctctgcatgtgtaGATAAGAATCCCCCAGGGCTCACTCTGTATCGCGGTGCGCACATCCATGCAGGGAATTTGTATGCTGGAGTGTTTACCCCGATGAGTGCATGTTCAGTGAGTTCTCTTCATAGCTGTTCTGACGAAGCAGCGGATGTCGGGAATCGAGAACTACCTCATCCCATTTCTTGCATGTGTgctgtgtctccgcagccGGGTGTGCTTCAACCGCCACGGTATGGTGCGCAAGTATGGCCTGATGATGTGTCGTCAGTGCTTCAGAGAGCGCGCGAACCAAATCGGCTTCGTCAAGGTAAGCGAGAGGATGTAcatctgcgtttcttcattTTGTCACTCTCCGATGAAGTGCCCATGTgcaacagaagcagagagcgcTTGGTTCTCCACGTAACGTGGGAGTATGTCAACCGAGAAGTTGTTGTTGTACCCGGATCAGCGAATCACGCGAAGTCATCCTTCGGCTGATGGCTGCTGCTACGATTCCCACCGCTGTCATATCGAGGGTGCACATGAAGTCACGTCGGTTTCTACAACGCCGTTGTGACTTTTATTTTCCGCAGGCGCCCAGATTATCCATTGAAACTGGTTGAAACATCAAAGTGGCGATGAGTAACGGGTGTGTGTAGTGGCGGAGTTTGGTGCTGGTGCTACGGTGACTACAGCCAGCGACGGCACCAATAGAAGTGTGCTTTCTTTTGTGCAGCATTCCTTcgacatctgcatgcgcccttgtatatatatatatatatattgattcatctgtatgtatattcAGGGAGTGTGTGTCCCTGtgtgtttgtctctgtgGTAGTTCTGTTGTGTAGATACCTTGCGGTGTTTCTTTGAGTTGAAGGCTACTGTCCCGTACTGTGTTGGCCCCGTGTGTTCTATTTGCAGTACCGATAAGTCTCAAGGTGTTCTACGCTGATGACGCGACCTTCGAGCAAGCCGTGACACGGTGCGACGGAATGGCGCCAGTGGATGGCAGCACTGCATGTGTTAATCCTTAATGGGCCGCCCCATACGCAGGCATGTGCGCacgtgtgtgtatgtgggTGTACGTAGTACAGTGAAAACGTGCGTGTTGCGGAGGAAGAACATTCTTAGGCGTGAAATgtgggagaaggaagaccaCTTCCGatcctcttttctttctcctaGTGTGTAATGCTCCGGGAGAGCGTCTGTTGTTTTACTGACTTTCGCATGTAAGCATTAAAACGCACACAGGAGCGGCGAACTCTCGCCAAATTACGTCACCTTTTGGCTACCCATCACTTGCGGTGGTTTATATAGGGACGTTGCCTTCCCGCGATGCCGCCGCGGGCAATTTAACATGCATTTAGACAAAGCGGGTTGCTCCCGTTTTTCACGGCAGATCATTGTTGACAGTTGCGCAGAACCGTAGCACGGATTCCGGCGAGGCGTTGTGCAGATTGCGATAAGTGTTGTTTTCTTATTGTGGTAAGAGGAACCACGTATTTTTTGCTCGCGAAAGTagcggcagcagcggcaCATTTCGTCGTGTGGTCTGTATATAACCGAGTATcaacttagatgcacagatggacataattaatccttgtacggtttgtacctacttgactcctcagtttaagTTAAGGAGTCCTTTGTGACTGTTATGACTTCGGGAGTCTCATCACACAAAACAGTTCGTAGTGGCGTAGTTGTGCACATA
This window of the Toxoplasma gondii ME49 chromosome VI, whole genome shotgun sequence genome carries:
- the RPS29 gene encoding ribosomal protein RPS29 (encoded by transcript TGME49_242340); translation: MTNKPIDASVISQTSLPEEVQQGLPVETVGKSEDIRSRRGLTRVSHQTPAGVDAEGWESGENSNKYNFLFQSQPAPPRIEAERKPGVLQPPRYGAQVWPDDVSSVLQRAREPNRLRQVPISLKVFYADDATFEQAVTRCDGMAPVDGSTACVNP